A window of the Arachis duranensis cultivar V14167 chromosome 5, aradu.V14167.gnm2.J7QH, whole genome shotgun sequence genome harbors these coding sequences:
- the LOC107490890 gene encoding uncharacterized protein LOC107490890: MGDKGDSSKKQPQQSHHPKQQQQISSSPKSLPQASAEEPISETRTIHHQQQQSPVVVVSGATPFISSSPLYVSSGASSSPFEQQQQQQFEALNVKRPRYSTGQWKLLPSPSSQQHQKQMAAMLPSESSPSPSANPPQPLQTYAAAAAAAAASSSSDTASSPSHSPMPLLSGGSGHEGSKPTSEGEQPPQQLHHQQLRKGKYVSPVWKPNEMLWLARAWKAQYQGGGSDGSSSRTEQQQELGGMSRGKTRADKDREVAEFLQRHGVSRDAKTAGTKWDNMLGEFRKVYEWERGGEREQVGKSYFRLSPYERKLHRLPASFDEEVFEELSQFMGSRMRSSSHGGGRGVDDGRTASHAAVATVRPLPLPPPRPFKDDDLPLSARTTKQLGGNEAFFHGPNRGSLLGLDPHQHNVLDIQGASSSSSSRELRRIGKIRMTWEECVSLWAEEGEVHRGRVRVQASSFLNADELTYFDESMVPCLMESFEDGPLRGYSVDRFVSGQQVKVFGRRKSSSASSPPSSGFNERLQFPSKSPSIRSANTTTTVEFRDPSEYYVECLQQRIMSSLQQHSLPTLFELKRYLQEPPPQDLRFPLRKQVYDDLPSSKDLFFAPSTHPPFLDSRTFLYDVVSPLIRSNNPTILPSSRDSFIPLWDHCINSILSFFCNQDFILIRKPTYTTTSSTALQDQWPNVTGFVNNYCLWRGEETDQLREGQQDPSSTIVEKLLWTYADLPYILGYYAIGTKVTLCALSRSTQSDQGETRIVRTDLQQLNLTTPTERIKALVPCFRIATLLPLLSKICNNSKGLGIFTYSDFERFDHGNGVVTEMTPNTCTRMFSDKRKWLAAKEVYEILKHRIPHAETLVQCCENDMSLVFKPRGCRTKPSNCEELVEALKCVTKALVALHDLSFMHRDLGWEKVLRRSDSRERERESEWFVCGFEEASGAPELNRRVRVGREGEWAPEMERGLHSVKVDVWGVGWLIRTCGLVVPKMVKELERMCMENNPEHRPTAADCYHHLLQLQSSLSHHQPPPAAAHLM; the protein is encoded by the exons ATGGGTGATAAGGGAGACTCATCCAAGAAACAACCACAACAATCTCACCACCCTAAACAGCAGCAGCAGATTTCATCTTCTCCAAAATCCCTACCACAAGCTTCTGCTGAGGAACCAATATCAGAAACAAGGACAATCCATCACCAACAGCAACAGTCACCAGTTGTTGTTGTGAGTGGAGCAACTCCATTCATCTCATCAAGCCCTCTCTATGTCTCAAGTGGTGCAAGTTCTTCACCCTTTGAGcagcaacaacagcaacaatttGAGGCACTGAATGTTAAGAGGCCAAGGTACAGTACTGGACAATGGAAGCTTCTTCCATCACCATCCTCACAGCAGCATCAGAAACAGATGGCGGCCATGCTCCCAAGCGAATCAAGCCCTTCACCATCAGCAAATCCACCACAACCCTTACAAACATATGCTGCTGCTGCAGCAGCAGCAGCTGCATCATCTTCATCAGACACAGCATCATCTCCAAGTCACTCACCTATGCCTTTGCTCTCAGGTGGTTCTGGCCATGAAGGGAGCAAGCCAACATCAGAAGGAGAACAACCACCACAGCAACTTCATCACCAGCAACTAAGAAAAGGGAAGTATGTGAGTCCAGTTTGGAAGCCTAATGAGATGCTATGGCTTGCAAGGGCATGGAAAGCACAGTACCAAGGTGGTGGTTCTGATGGTTCATCTTCAAGAACAGAACAACAGCAAGAATTGGGAGGAATGAGTAGAGGGAAAACTAGGGCTGACAAAGATAGAGAAGTAGCTGAGTTTCTTCAGAGGCATGGGGTCAGCAGAGATGCTAAGACAGCAGGGACCAAATGGGATAACATGTTAGGTGAATTCAGGAAAGTGTATGAATGGGAGAGAGGTGGTGAGAGAGAACAAGTTGGAAAGAGCTACTTTAGGCTCTCACCATATGAGAGGAAGCTTCATAGGTTGCCAGCTTCCTTTGATGAGGAGGTTTTTGAGGAGCTTTCACAGTTCATGGGGTCCAGAATGAGGTCCTCCTCTCATGGTGGCGGCAGAGGTGTAGATGATGGTAGGACAGCATCACATGCTGCTGTTGCTACAGTGAGACCTCTGCCACTGCCTCCACCTAGGCCTTTCAAGGATGATGATCTTCCTCTCTCAG CCAGGACAACAAAGCAATTGGGTGGTAATGAAGCTTTCTTTCATGGTCCCAACAGAGGTAGCTTATTAGGGTTGGACCCTCATCAGCATAATGTATTGGACATTCAAGgtgcttcatcttcttcatcttccaGAGAGCTGAGAAGAATTGGGAAGATAAGGATGACATGGGAAGAATGTGTGAGCCTTTGGGCTGAAGAAGGTGAAGTTCATAGAGGGAGAGTGAGGGTTCAAGCTTCAAGCTTTTTGAATGCTGATGAACTCACTTACTTCGATGAATCCATGGTTCCATGTCTCATGGAGTCCTTCGAAGATGGTCCCCTAAGAGGCTATTCGGTTGATAGATTTGTTTCAGGTCAGCAAGTCAAAGTTTTTGGGAGAAGAAAATCGTCTTCGGCTTCGTCACCTCCTTCTTCTG GTTTTAACGAAAGACTTCAATTTCCATCCAAATCACCTTCCATAAGAT CAGCGAATACTACAACAACAGTAGAGTTTAGGGACCCAAGTGAATACTACGTGGAATGTTTGCAACAGAGAATAATGTCATCACTACAACAACACTCACTTCCAACCTTATTCGAATTGAAACGCTACTTGCAAGAGCCACCTCCACAGGACTTACGCTTCCCACTCCGTAAACAGGTTTACGACGACTTACCATCTTCCAAAGACCTCTTCTTCGCTCCTTCAACTCACCCGCCTTTCTTGGATTCTAGAACCTTCCTCTACGACGTCGTTTCCCCTCTCATCAGATCCAACAACCCTACCATTCTCCCGTCTTCTAGAGACTCGTTCATTCCCCTTTGGGACCATTGCATTAACTCaattctttccttcttctgCAACCAAGATTTCATTCTAATCAGAAAGCCAACATATACTACTACTAGTTCTACTGCGTTGCAAGATCAATGGCCCAACGTTACTGGTTTCGTTAACAACTATTGCTTATGGCGAGGGGAAGAAACTGATCAACTACGAGAGGGACAACAAGATCCGTCTTCCACCATTGTTGAGAAGCTTCTGTGGACCTACGCGGATCTACCTTACATTCTCGGCTACTACGCCATTGGAACCAAGGTAACACTCTGCGCGTTAAGTAGGTCAACGCAATCAGACCAAGGAGAAACGAGAATTGTACGAACGGATCTACAACAACTTAACCTAACTACACCTACAGAACGAATCAAAGCTTTGGTTCCGTGTTTCAGAATCGCTACACTGTTACCGTTACTGAGCAAGATCTGTAACAACAGCAAGGGACTCGGGATCTTCACGTACAGCGATTTCGAGAGATTTGACCACGGAAACGGCGTCGTAACGGAGATGACGCCGAACACGTGCACTAGAATGTTCTCCGATAAGAGAAAATGGCTGGCGGCGAAGGAGGTTTACGAGATCTTGAAACACCGAATCCCTCACGCGGAGACTCTGGTTCAGTGTTGCGAAAACGACATGAGTTTAGTGTTCAAGCCGAGAGGTTGCAGAACGAAGCCTTCAAACTGCGAGGAGTTAGTTGAGGCGTTGAAGTGCGTGACGAAAGCGCTGGTGGCGCTGCACGACTTGTCGTTTATGCATAGGGATTTGGGATGGGAGAAAGTGTTGAGGAGGAGTGATAGtagggagagggagagggagagtgAGTGGTTTGTGTGTGGGTTTGAGGAGGCGAGTGGGGCTCCGGAGCTGAACAGGCGCGTGAGAGTTGGGAGGGAGGGGGAGTGGGCGCCGGAAATGGAGAGAGGTTTGCATTCCGTTAAAGTGGATGTGTGGGGGGTTGGGTGGTTGATAAGGACCTGTGGTTTGGTGGTTCCCAAAATGGTGAAGGAGTTGGAGAGGATGTGTATGGAGAATAATCCCGAGCATCGGCCTACGGCGGCTGACTGTTATCACCACCTGCTTCAGCTTCAGTCTTCTCTCTCTCACCACCAACCGCCTCCTGCTGCCGCTCATTTGATGTGA